In Vidua chalybeata isolate OUT-0048 chromosome 9, bVidCha1 merged haplotype, whole genome shotgun sequence, a genomic segment contains:
- the UCK2 gene encoding uridine-cytidine kinase 2, translated as MAGDSEQRLEEQGQPSGGEPFLIGVSGGTASGKSSVCSKIVQLLGQNEVDYRQKQVVIVSQDSFYRVLTSEQKSKALKGQFNFDHPDAFDNELIVKTLKEITEGKTVQIPVYDFVSHSRKEETVTVYPADVVLFEGILAFYSQEVRDLFRMKLFVDTDADTRLSRRVLRDISERGRDLEQILSQYITFVKPAFEEFCLPTKKYADVIIPRGADNEVAINLIVQHIQDILNGGLSKRQSNGYLNGYTPPRQRQPSESSSRPH; from the exons ATGGCGGGGGACAGCGAGCAGcggctggaggagcaggggcagccCAGCGGCGGGGAGCCCTTCCTCATCGGGGTCAGCGGCGGCACGGCCAGCGGCAAG TCCTCAGTGTGCTCCAAGATTGTCCAGCTGCTGGGCCAGAACGAGGTGGACTATCGCCAGAAGCAGGTGGTGATCGTGAGCCAAGACAGCTTCTACCGGGTCCTCACCTCGGAGCAGAAATCCAAAGCACTCAAAGGCCAGTTCAATTTTGACCACCCAG ATGCCTTTGACAACGAGCTGATCGTGAAAACGCTCAAAGAGATCACAGAAGGGAAGACGGTCCAGATCCCTGTCTATGACTTTGTCTCCCACTCCAG GAAAGAGGAGACGGTGACGGTGTACCCTGCCGACGTGGTGCTCTTCGAGGGCATTCTGGCCTTCTACAGCCAGGAGGTGCGGGACCTCTTCCGCATGAAGCTCTTTGTGGACACGGACGCCGACACCCGGCTGTCCCGCAGAg TGCTACGAGACATCAGTGAGCGAGGCAGGGACCTGGAGCAGATCCTGTCTCAGTACATCACCTTTGTCAAGCCTGCCTTCGAGGAGTTCTGCCTGCCG ACCAAGAAATACGCTGATGTGatcattcccagaggagcagatAATGAAG TGGCCATAAACCTGATAGTGCAGCACATCCAGGACATTCTTAACGGAGGACTCAGCAAACGCCAGAGCAACGGGTACCTGAACGGCTACACTCCCCCGCGCCAGCGGCAGCCCTCAGAGTCCAGCAGCCGGCCCCACTGA